One genomic segment of Arthrobacter sp. zg-Y1110 includes these proteins:
- a CDS encoding LytR C-terminal domain-containing protein, with translation MTKEPLEGRHRGNPARNDPREWHGHRIITGGDLGAVFAPTEEPELVRRARRRRRLHNSVVGVLALFLVLAVILAQGLVSGWVRLPGAAPSTSAGPVDECPAGPFPYLDPATVTVNVYNATASPGLGGTVGDALNERGFRVDRIGNSSVNRSGMTALVLSGPSGAAAAYTLQQHIPGTDYVLDERTDASVDVVIGSGFQELLPAEQAVAAGPGALSCPGSSTPDGQ, from the coding sequence ATGACTAAGGAGCCCCTTGAGGGGCGGCACCGCGGCAACCCGGCGAGGAACGATCCAAGGGAATGGCACGGGCACCGGATCATTACCGGAGGCGACCTCGGCGCGGTATTTGCACCGACCGAGGAACCGGAGCTCGTCCGGCGTGCGAGACGGCGCCGGCGGCTGCATAATTCAGTGGTCGGGGTGCTGGCGTTGTTCCTGGTGCTGGCAGTGATCCTGGCCCAGGGATTGGTTTCGGGGTGGGTACGGCTGCCCGGGGCAGCACCCAGCACCTCTGCGGGTCCGGTGGACGAATGTCCGGCCGGGCCTTTTCCGTATCTGGACCCCGCCACCGTGACGGTGAATGTCTACAACGCGACGGCGTCGCCGGGCCTGGGCGGAACCGTCGGAGACGCCCTGAATGAGCGCGGATTCCGGGTGGACCGGATAGGCAACAGCAGCGTGAACCGTTCCGGCATGACCGCGCTGGTGCTTTCCGGACCCTCCGGGGCCGCGGCCGCCTACACGCTGCAGCAGCACATTCCCGGCACGGACTACGTCCTGGACGAGCGGACGGACGCATCGGTGGACGTGGTGATCGGCTCCGGATTCCAGGAACTCCTCCCGGCGGAACAGGCCGTGGCGGCGGGCCCGGGTGCCCTGAGTTGTCCGGGCAGTTCGACGCCGGACGGACAGTAA
- a CDS encoding 4'-phosphopantetheinyl transferase superfamily protein has translation MGLPHSETRAFRHRQEPAVLRLAVRPLDSVDLRAADSLGPAVRARAQGFHHEEDRRRFLAGRLAARSLVAAYLQAPEDAVSAVAHCPDCLHGNDGSHGEPRYFIAGEPTPLRVSFSRSGNWLAAALAQTRVGVDLEDSDARAFADTAVEDVMATDTEKAAIAAAAVSNRPRLRAQIWVRKEALLKASGQGLRVDPRNVETDFGERGRGNGAGFSGLRTYDVGPEQLGLPASFALSYAVDASIADGLA, from the coding sequence GTGGGCCTGCCACACAGTGAAACACGCGCCTTTCGACACCGGCAGGAACCGGCGGTACTGCGGCTGGCGGTACGGCCGCTGGACTCGGTGGACCTTCGGGCAGCGGACAGCCTGGGCCCCGCCGTACGCGCACGGGCACAGGGATTCCATCACGAGGAGGACCGCCGTCGTTTCCTTGCCGGACGGCTGGCCGCCCGGTCCCTGGTGGCCGCGTACCTGCAAGCGCCCGAGGACGCGGTGAGCGCAGTGGCGCACTGTCCCGACTGCCTGCACGGCAATGACGGAAGCCACGGGGAGCCGCGCTATTTCATTGCGGGCGAGCCAACCCCGCTCAGGGTCAGTTTCAGCCGTTCCGGGAACTGGCTCGCGGCGGCGCTCGCGCAGACGCGTGTGGGGGTGGACTTGGAGGACTCAGATGCCCGGGCCTTCGCCGATACGGCGGTGGAGGACGTTATGGCCACCGATACGGAAAAGGCGGCCATCGCGGCCGCCGCGGTTTCCAACCGCCCCCGCCTGCGGGCGCAGATCTGGGTACGCAAGGAAGCCCTGCTGAAGGCCTCCGGCCAGGGGCTGCGGGTTGATCCCCGCAATGTGGAAACGGATTTCGGCGAACGGGGGCGCGGAAACGGCGCCGGATTCAGCGGGTTGCGCACGTACGACGTCGGGCCGGAGCAGCTGGGGCTACCCGCCTCCTTTGCGCTGTCCTACGCCGTGGACGCGAGTATTGCGGACGGGTTGGCTTAG
- a CDS encoding heparan-alpha-glucosaminide N-acetyltransferase domain-containing protein encodes MDAARGLALFGMMAIHLLPASGEDVEPTLTWLLFAGKAAALFALLAGVTLAFTTRRARTEGGHFLTAARRSVAARAGLVTALGLAIAYVDMDAFIILAYYGAMFLLAVPLLGVSTRTLLVAAAAFALLGPILMQGLRDYLPAPGFDPTFSTVFTEPGVFLSQLLLTGTYPAIPWLAYIAAGLAIGRMSLDRPRVQLVLLGSGAALAAAAWFGSRLLLAGPGFDRLLASEPDLSPDDLQGILVWGTDEYLPTSSWWWLSIAAPHSTTPFDLLHTIGVATAVLGAMLLVSRFAGKALLLLSAPGRMTLTLYCTHLLFLGTGALADLPVISLWLQITAFVIFAVIWQRAGKQGPLEKLVSRGAASARDSVLRRHPDPRSAKRGR; translated from the coding sequence GTGGACGCTGCGCGCGGGCTGGCGCTTTTCGGGATGATGGCGATCCATCTCCTGCCTGCCTCGGGTGAAGATGTCGAGCCGACCCTGACGTGGCTGCTGTTCGCCGGCAAGGCGGCCGCGCTCTTTGCCCTTCTGGCCGGGGTTACGTTGGCCTTCACCACCCGAAGGGCAAGGACGGAAGGGGGACACTTCCTGACTGCGGCCCGGAGGAGTGTGGCGGCAAGGGCGGGACTGGTTACCGCCCTTGGCCTCGCCATCGCTTATGTGGACATGGACGCCTTCATCATCCTGGCCTACTACGGTGCCATGTTCCTGCTGGCAGTCCCGCTGCTGGGAGTATCGACCCGGACACTGCTCGTCGCCGCAGCGGCGTTCGCGCTGCTTGGGCCGATCCTGATGCAGGGCCTGCGGGATTACCTCCCTGCGCCCGGATTCGACCCCACCTTCTCCACTGTGTTCACCGAACCCGGCGTCTTCCTGAGTCAGCTTTTGCTGACAGGGACCTACCCCGCCATTCCATGGCTGGCCTACATTGCCGCCGGGCTCGCTATCGGCAGGATGAGCCTGGACCGTCCCAGAGTGCAATTGGTGCTGCTGGGGTCAGGCGCGGCACTTGCCGCGGCTGCCTGGTTCGGCTCCCGGCTACTGCTCGCCGGTCCGGGGTTTGACCGGTTGCTGGCATCGGAACCGGATCTAAGTCCAGACGACCTCCAGGGCATCCTGGTGTGGGGCACCGACGAGTACCTTCCCACCAGCTCCTGGTGGTGGCTGTCCATCGCCGCGCCGCACAGCACCACACCATTCGACCTGCTGCACACCATCGGAGTTGCCACGGCCGTGCTCGGCGCCATGCTGCTGGTTTCACGCTTTGCCGGTAAGGCGTTACTCCTCCTGTCCGCGCCCGGCCGGATGACGCTTACCCTCTACTGCACCCATCTGCTTTTCCTCGGCACCGGGGCACTGGCCGACCTCCCGGTAATCTCCCTTTGGCTTCAGATCACCGCATTCGTAATCTTCGCGGTGATTTGGCAGCGTGCGGGGAAACAGGGGCCGTTGGAGAAACTCGTCTCCCGGGGCGCCGCTTCCGCGCGGGACTCCGTCCTTCGGCGGCACCCGGATCCCCGTTCCGCCAAGCGGGGCCGCTAA
- a CDS encoding Pls/PosA family non-ribosomal peptide synthetase — protein MNTPENPQDVAAGPLTTRHPAASGSKTAPPLPQREPSVANSGPVPAGSAVLHGGRTPEQRTLVDIITETVSAYPGAPAIDDGSVSLSYAELQLRVQDLARRLWAGGIGAGDRVGIYVPSGSVDLYIAILGVLYSGAAYVPVDTDEPAGRAETVWAEGGVCAVIEAGLELNLLQGVPSGGHSPQPHPEDDAWIIFTSGSTGKPKGVAVTHRSAAALVDAESSLYCVSAPLSPGDRVLAGLSVSFDASCEEMWLAWAHGACLVPAPRSVVRSGADLGPWLVERRITAVSTVPTLAAHWSTETLDRVRLLIFGGEACPEDLVRRLAAPGREVWNTYGPTETTVIACGALLDGQSTVRIGLPLNGWSLAVIGEDGTPVRWGEVGELVIGGVGVSRYLDPKKDAEKFTPLPALGWERAYYSGDHVRADQEGLVFVGRVDEQIKLGGRRVELGEIDDALSRLPGVAVASAAVHSTQSGNQVLAGYLVPAAGATLDLGAARAQLAQNLPASIVPSLGIVDELPMKASGKVDRKALPWPLPVMETPTDVRVELNADLRWLGQRWTDLLGPLPLTEESDFFALGGASLAAAQLVSALRERYPKVSVADIYEHPTLITMSEHLASLRDSTLDVRETPESPWWLGLVQAPLIVALYGITGLRYVTGIAVVCMVMFHVVGSPWTPDPPVVPTLAAWLALYSLPARMIAAVVSSRLLLLGIGPGIYRRGGSTHLRLWAAERIVTYCKLEPIMGSPLGTWYARQLGCNIGEGVHLDAMPPVTGFASIGDGSSIEYEVDLAGHWVEGGQLHIGRIQIGEDVRIGARSTLMGGAKVGRGAETEPGTLVSGEIPAFELWAGSQMRKTGSAGAGWPEEAAPAAESRRVRLLYPASLGGIALLNLLSIAPGSALMLWLLNGVSSFTDALWILAVWAPVFVVISMLMFLVLTAAVVRGTAHLMPPGMHPADGITGWASWLSNLMLSRSLITMYPIYASVLTPVWMRILGAKVGRHVEISTMETVPHLTRLEDRTFLADHSMMSARRVRQGWLHLGPASVAEQSFVGNSAIVGPDTHVPGNSLIAVLSSAPRNMPAGTSWFGRPAVELPRPVQVGDTARTYDPPRRLLVARSAVEACRILPAVITAWLALLTVWALAGLYDAFGFLTAVLWSGPVLLLSGIAAALIAVMAKWLLVGRFETSEHPLWSSFVWRNELADVFSEALAVPGLVRMSLGTPMLNAWLRWMGARIGRSVWCETWWLPEFDLIQVGDGASINRGTVLQTHLFHDRIMRLDEVTLGDGSTLGPNSIVLPGSAIEVGGTVGGCSLVMRGESVPTNSAWCGNPLAHWGQSRPTERRARHRKSIEYKTVGAGL, from the coding sequence ATGAACACGCCCGAAAACCCACAAGACGTGGCGGCAGGACCATTAACCACCCGGCACCCGGCCGCCTCCGGCAGCAAGACCGCACCACCCCTTCCCCAGAGGGAACCATCAGTAGCAAACTCCGGTCCCGTTCCCGCAGGATCGGCGGTTCTTCACGGCGGCCGCACACCGGAGCAGCGCACACTGGTCGATATCATCACCGAAACGGTCTCCGCCTATCCGGGCGCACCCGCCATTGATGACGGATCCGTCTCCTTGAGCTACGCCGAACTTCAGCTCCGGGTGCAGGACCTCGCAAGGCGGCTGTGGGCCGGCGGCATCGGTGCAGGAGACCGGGTGGGAATCTATGTCCCCTCCGGGTCCGTGGATCTGTACATAGCTATTCTCGGTGTGCTGTACTCCGGTGCCGCCTATGTCCCCGTGGACACGGACGAACCGGCCGGCCGTGCCGAAACGGTGTGGGCCGAAGGCGGAGTCTGCGCGGTTATTGAAGCAGGGTTGGAGCTGAACCTGCTCCAGGGCGTCCCCAGCGGCGGACACAGCCCCCAGCCGCACCCCGAAGATGATGCGTGGATCATCTTCACCTCCGGTTCCACGGGCAAGCCCAAGGGGGTGGCCGTCACCCACCGCTCAGCGGCTGCCCTGGTGGATGCCGAATCCTCGCTCTACTGCGTCAGTGCCCCGCTTTCGCCGGGGGACCGGGTCCTGGCCGGGCTGTCTGTCAGCTTTGACGCCTCATGTGAGGAGATGTGGCTGGCGTGGGCCCACGGTGCGTGCCTGGTTCCGGCGCCTCGTTCCGTGGTGCGGTCCGGAGCGGACCTCGGCCCCTGGCTCGTCGAACGGAGAATCACTGCCGTTTCAACAGTGCCCACCCTTGCCGCGCACTGGTCCACCGAGACCCTTGACCGCGTGCGGCTGCTGATTTTCGGCGGTGAAGCCTGCCCGGAGGACCTGGTCCGGCGTCTGGCTGCCCCCGGGCGCGAGGTCTGGAACACCTACGGCCCCACTGAAACCACGGTTATTGCCTGCGGCGCACTTTTGGACGGACAGTCCACCGTCCGGATCGGCCTGCCGCTGAACGGGTGGAGCCTCGCCGTCATCGGCGAAGACGGGACCCCCGTGCGCTGGGGGGAAGTGGGCGAACTGGTCATCGGCGGTGTAGGGGTTTCGCGGTACCTCGACCCGAAAAAGGACGCCGAGAAATTCACCCCGCTTCCCGCCCTCGGATGGGAACGGGCCTACTACAGCGGAGACCACGTCCGCGCAGACCAGGAAGGCCTCGTCTTTGTGGGGCGGGTGGATGAGCAGATCAAGCTGGGCGGCCGGCGGGTTGAGCTCGGCGAGATTGACGATGCCCTAAGCCGGCTGCCGGGCGTGGCCGTAGCTTCAGCCGCCGTCCATTCCACCCAGTCCGGAAACCAGGTGCTGGCCGGATATCTGGTCCCGGCGGCCGGCGCCACCCTGGACCTTGGCGCCGCACGGGCCCAGCTGGCCCAGAACCTGCCGGCATCCATCGTCCCGTCGCTGGGGATCGTCGATGAGCTGCCGATGAAGGCCTCGGGGAAAGTTGACCGCAAGGCCCTGCCCTGGCCCCTGCCTGTTATGGAAACCCCAACCGACGTCCGGGTGGAGCTCAACGCCGATCTGCGTTGGCTGGGCCAGCGGTGGACCGATCTGCTGGGACCGCTGCCGCTGACCGAGGAAAGCGATTTCTTTGCCCTGGGCGGAGCCAGCCTGGCTGCCGCCCAATTGGTCTCTGCGCTGCGGGAACGTTACCCCAAGGTCTCGGTCGCCGATATCTACGAGCATCCGACGCTGATCACGATGTCCGAGCACTTGGCGTCACTGCGCGATTCAACCCTGGACGTCCGCGAAACCCCCGAATCGCCCTGGTGGCTGGGGCTGGTCCAGGCGCCGCTGATCGTGGCGCTCTACGGGATCACGGGCCTGCGGTACGTCACCGGCATCGCCGTCGTGTGCATGGTGATGTTCCATGTAGTGGGCAGCCCCTGGACTCCGGATCCACCGGTGGTTCCCACCCTTGCGGCCTGGCTGGCCTTGTACAGCCTGCCGGCACGGATGATCGCCGCGGTGGTCTCGTCCAGGTTGCTGCTCCTGGGAATCGGTCCCGGCATTTATCGGCGCGGCGGCAGCACCCACCTGAGGCTGTGGGCTGCTGAGCGGATAGTGACGTACTGCAAGCTCGAGCCCATCATGGGATCCCCGCTGGGCACCTGGTATGCGCGGCAGTTGGGCTGCAACATCGGTGAAGGCGTGCACCTTGACGCCATGCCGCCCGTTACCGGTTTTGCGTCGATAGGTGACGGGTCCTCCATCGAATACGAAGTAGACCTGGCAGGCCACTGGGTTGAAGGCGGGCAGCTCCACATCGGCAGGATCCAGATCGGTGAAGACGTACGGATCGGTGCACGGTCCACGCTGATGGGCGGGGCGAAGGTAGGCCGCGGAGCGGAAACGGAACCGGGCACCCTGGTCTCCGGCGAAATCCCCGCCTTTGAGCTTTGGGCGGGATCCCAGATGCGGAAGACCGGTAGTGCCGGGGCGGGATGGCCAGAGGAAGCAGCGCCTGCCGCTGAATCCCGAAGAGTACGGTTGCTCTACCCGGCATCCCTGGGCGGCATCGCCTTGTTGAATCTCCTTTCCATAGCGCCCGGATCCGCCCTGATGCTGTGGTTGCTGAACGGTGTTTCCTCTTTCACCGACGCGTTGTGGATCCTGGCCGTCTGGGCACCTGTCTTCGTGGTGATTTCCATGCTGATGTTCCTCGTGCTCACCGCCGCCGTGGTCCGCGGTACAGCTCACCTGATGCCGCCGGGCATGCACCCGGCGGACGGTATAACGGGCTGGGCGTCCTGGTTGAGCAACCTGATGCTGAGCCGGTCGCTGATTACGATGTATCCGATCTACGCCAGCGTGCTCACGCCGGTGTGGATGCGGATCCTGGGTGCGAAGGTCGGCCGGCACGTGGAAATCTCCACTATGGAAACCGTGCCGCACCTGACGCGGCTGGAGGACCGGACCTTCCTGGCGGACCATTCCATGATGTCGGCGCGGCGGGTGCGCCAGGGATGGCTGCACCTCGGTCCCGCGAGTGTCGCGGAACAGTCCTTCGTCGGGAACTCGGCGATCGTGGGGCCGGACACACACGTTCCGGGGAACTCCCTGATCGCGGTACTTTCTTCGGCTCCCAGGAATATGCCGGCGGGCACTTCCTGGTTCGGGCGTCCGGCGGTGGAGCTTCCGAGGCCGGTGCAGGTGGGGGACACCGCACGGACCTACGATCCTCCCCGACGCCTGCTGGTTGCCCGAAGCGCGGTTGAAGCCTGCAGGATCCTGCCTGCGGTGATCACGGCCTGGCTGGCCCTGCTGACAGTGTGGGCGCTGGCCGGACTGTATGACGCCTTCGGGTTCCTCACGGCCGTCCTGTGGTCCGGTCCGGTCCTCCTGCTGAGCGGGATCGCCGCAGCGCTCATCGCCGTAATGGCGAAGTGGCTGCTGGTGGGCCGTTTCGAAACTTCGGAGCACCCGCTGTGGAGTTCGTTTGTCTGGCGGAACGAGCTGGCGGACGTGTTTTCCGAAGCCCTGGCCGTTCCCGGATTGGTGCGGATGAGTCTGGGCACCCCGATGCTCAACGCCTGGCTGCGCTGGATGGGTGCGCGGATCGGCCGCAGTGTTTGGTGCGAAACCTGGTGGCTGCCGGAATTCGACCTGATACAGGTGGGCGACGGAGCGAGCATCAACCGCGGCACGGTACTGCAGACCCATCTTTTCCATGACCGGATCATGCGCCTGGACGAAGTAACGCTGGGCGACGGTTCCACGCTGGGACCCAACAGCATCGTGCTGCCGGGCAGCGCCATCGAAGTGGGCGGCACCGTTGGTGGCTGCTCGTTGGTGATGCGCGGGGAAAGCGTCCCCACGAACAGCGCCTGGTGCGGGAACCCGTTGGCACATTGGGGCCAGAGCCGCCCCACGGAACGCCGTGCCCGTCACCGTAAATCGATCGAGTACAAAACTGTAGGAGCAGGATTATGA
- the dapA gene encoding 4-hydroxy-tetrahydrodipicolinate synthase: MSTSTDNTGTTVSRRFGTVLTAMVTPMDERGQLDQTGAEELARWLLRTGWNDGVVVNGTTGESFATSDWEKASMIHSAKRVTAGTERRVIAGVGSTDTRHSIELARAAAEQKADGLLVVAPYYSRPTQKGLLRHFEAIADSTDLPVMLYDIPARTGVAIAPETLVAAGRHPNIVAVKDAKGDLVSSSWVMKHSELVYYSGDDALNLPLMSVGAVGVVSVVGHVAADRLRALTVAYRQGRVDDALRIHRDLLPIYTGMFRCPGAASAKAALRKLGLPAGPVRGPLTDLSEEETELLVADLAAAGLPTTLASGPTLPETLARAH; encoded by the coding sequence ATGAGTACATCTACGGACAACACAGGGACAACCGTCTCCCGACGGTTCGGCACCGTGCTTACCGCAATGGTCACGCCCATGGACGAGCGCGGCCAACTGGACCAGACCGGCGCCGAGGAGCTGGCCCGATGGCTGCTGCGGACCGGCTGGAATGACGGCGTGGTGGTCAACGGCACCACCGGGGAGTCCTTCGCTACCTCGGACTGGGAAAAAGCGTCAATGATCCACTCGGCCAAGCGGGTCACCGCGGGCACCGAGCGGAGGGTTATCGCCGGAGTGGGCTCCACCGACACACGGCACAGCATCGAGCTGGCCCGGGCTGCGGCGGAACAGAAGGCGGACGGGCTGCTGGTGGTTGCCCCCTACTATTCACGCCCCACGCAAAAAGGCCTGCTGCGCCACTTCGAAGCCATTGCCGACAGCACCGACCTGCCGGTGATGCTTTACGACATCCCCGCCCGCACCGGCGTCGCAATTGCCCCCGAAACCTTGGTGGCGGCCGGCCGCCACCCGAACATCGTTGCGGTGAAGGACGCCAAGGGGGATCTCGTATCCTCCTCCTGGGTCATGAAGCACAGCGAGCTGGTCTATTACTCGGGTGATGACGCACTGAACCTGCCCCTGATGTCCGTTGGCGCTGTCGGTGTCGTCTCGGTGGTCGGCCATGTCGCCGCTGACCGGCTGCGTGCCCTGACGGTCGCGTACCGGCAGGGCCGGGTGGACGACGCGCTGCGGATTCACCGTGACCTGCTGCCGATCTACACCGGTATGTTCCGGTGCCCCGGCGCGGCATCGGCCAAGGCGGCGCTTCGGAAACTGGGGCTGCCCGCCGGCCCCGTCAGGGGACCGCTGACCGACCTGAGCGAAGAGGAGACTGAACTGCTTGTGGCTGACCTCGCCGCCGCGGGATTGCCGACTACGCTTGCGTCCGGCCCCACACTCCCCGAAACTCTGGCACGGGCGCATTGA
- a CDS encoding heparan-alpha-glucosaminide N-acetyltransferase domain-containing protein, translating to MSGSAQAGVGKRRVTGVDAARGAALIAMMAIHILPAWNEEFAPTLTWLLFAGRGAALFALLAGISLAFMSGGKHPPRGREMAAVRYGLAVRAGLITVIGLLLGYLAINAQVILVYYGVMFLLALPLLGLRVRTLLVLAAGIAAAGPVLMHATRDLLPDMNGVEPSFSTLVEAPGGVLGQVLLSGTYPALPWMAYVCVGLAIGRLDLAERGVQIRLLVAGIGLALATAVLSALILGPFGGRQQLIDATSVWSSAPEGTVEEILIWGPDPVMPTDSWWWLSSLAPYSSTPLVLANTIGISAAFLAGLLLLGRASGRLLQPLALLGKMTLTLYSLHLILLATGLLADQPVPAMILQLVILSAFAAIWLRYAAQGPLEKGVAEASKWARNKYLERTGGQRKSLTSPTRPDPAAAGTQAEPLAPSSSAPRAVAYPPAPPYPPAPPEPEGRARHRARQRS from the coding sequence ATGAGCGGGTCGGCTCAAGCAGGGGTGGGCAAACGGCGAGTCACCGGTGTCGATGCTGCCCGGGGCGCGGCGTTGATTGCCATGATGGCGATCCACATCCTGCCCGCCTGGAACGAGGAGTTCGCACCCACGCTCACCTGGCTTCTGTTCGCCGGCCGAGGAGCCGCCCTTTTTGCATTGCTTGCCGGGATATCGCTGGCCTTTATGTCAGGCGGCAAGCACCCGCCGCGGGGACGGGAGATGGCTGCCGTCCGATACGGACTTGCGGTGCGCGCTGGCCTCATCACCGTGATCGGGCTGTTGCTCGGCTACCTCGCCATCAACGCCCAGGTGATCCTCGTCTATTACGGCGTGATGTTCCTGCTCGCCCTTCCACTGCTCGGGCTGCGCGTGCGGACCCTGCTGGTTCTTGCTGCAGGTATCGCTGCCGCCGGCCCCGTCCTGATGCACGCCACCAGGGATCTGCTGCCGGATATGAACGGTGTGGAACCCAGCTTCTCCACGCTCGTCGAAGCCCCCGGCGGTGTCCTTGGCCAGGTCCTTCTCTCCGGCACGTATCCCGCACTGCCGTGGATGGCGTACGTCTGCGTCGGTTTGGCTATCGGTCGGCTGGACCTGGCCGAGCGGGGGGTGCAGATTCGGCTGCTGGTGGCCGGCATCGGCCTTGCCCTTGCAACAGCAGTCCTTTCCGCCCTCATCCTCGGCCCCTTCGGCGGGCGGCAACAACTGATCGACGCGACGTCGGTATGGTCTTCGGCCCCCGAGGGCACCGTTGAGGAGATACTGATCTGGGGGCCGGACCCGGTGATGCCGACAGATTCGTGGTGGTGGCTTTCCTCCTTGGCCCCCTATTCCAGTACGCCGTTGGTGCTGGCCAACACCATCGGCATCTCGGCGGCGTTCCTGGCGGGGCTGCTGCTGCTGGGGCGGGCCAGCGGGCGGCTCCTGCAGCCCTTGGCTCTGTTGGGAAAGATGACCCTGACCCTGTACTCCCTGCACCTGATACTCCTGGCCACCGGGCTGCTCGCGGACCAGCCAGTGCCGGCAATGATTCTCCAGTTGGTCATCCTCTCGGCCTTCGCCGCCATCTGGCTGCGGTACGCCGCCCAGGGGCCGCTGGAAAAGGGTGTTGCCGAAGCCTCGAAGTGGGCGCGGAACAAATACCTGGAGCGCACCGGAGGTCAGCGGAAGAGCCTGACGTCGCCGACAAGGCCGGATCCAGCGGCTGCGGGAACCCAGGCTGAGCCGCTTGCACCGTCGTCGTCGGCACCGCGCGCGGTGGCCTACCCACCCGCCCCGCCCTATCCGCCGGCTCCGCCGGAGCCGGAAGGCCGGGCCCGTCACCGGGCCCGTCAGCGCAGTTGA
- a CDS encoding M1 family metallopeptidase, producing MRQTGSHHQHPHHAPDPYTPASGSTDLSISEYDLTLDYDVGLNRLKGQARLAGSALVDIEQLTLDLDRPMRVEEVLLWCAGTPVDVRSFRQRRGKLAITPSRELKAGDSFRLGIRYRGKPRAGNGLWGDIGWEELTDGALVAGQPTGAPSWFPCNDLPADKARYRISVTVESGYRVTCNGELVSHEDRRGRETWVFEQPEPMSSYLATVQIGRYECLDLPGAVPQSVVVPPSLTDRASAALSRQDSMMTLFTSRFGPYPFGRYTVVVTDDELEIPLEAQSVSVFGCNHLGSGSASLVAHELAHQWFGNSVTAGSWRDIWLHEGFATYAEWLWAEAADGARSDQRAAADLEWLQHQRQDLQLADPGPAAMFDERVYRRGALTLHVLRRSAGDGIFFALLQEWTQKYRHACAGTSDFLDLADKAYAAAGVSANGLLGPWLFDPTVPAAVFRA from the coding sequence ATGCGGCAGACCGGATCCCACCATCAACACCCGCACCACGCGCCCGACCCCTACACTCCCGCGTCAGGCTCCACGGACCTGAGCATCAGCGAGTATGACCTGACACTGGATTACGACGTCGGCCTCAACCGGCTGAAGGGGCAGGCGCGCCTCGCCGGCTCGGCCCTGGTCGACATTGAACAGCTCACCCTGGACCTGGACCGGCCGATGCGGGTGGAAGAAGTCCTGCTTTGGTGCGCCGGAACTCCGGTGGACGTCCGTTCCTTCCGCCAGCGACGCGGCAAACTGGCGATAACGCCCAGTCGGGAGCTGAAGGCCGGTGACAGCTTTCGGCTGGGCATCCGGTACCGGGGCAAACCGCGTGCGGGCAACGGCCTGTGGGGGGACATCGGCTGGGAGGAATTGACCGACGGCGCCCTCGTTGCCGGACAGCCGACCGGGGCTCCGTCCTGGTTTCCCTGCAACGACCTGCCTGCGGACAAAGCACGGTATCGGATCAGCGTGACGGTGGAGTCCGGCTACCGGGTGACGTGCAACGGAGAGCTGGTCTCCCACGAAGACCGCCGCGGCCGGGAGACCTGGGTCTTCGAACAACCCGAACCCATGTCCAGCTACTTGGCGACGGTCCAGATTGGGCGGTACGAGTGCCTGGACCTGCCCGGCGCGGTACCGCAGTCCGTCGTCGTGCCCCCGTCCCTGACCGACCGCGCGAGTGCCGCGCTGTCCCGGCAGGATTCCATGATGACCCTGTTTACCTCCCGGTTCGGGCCCTACCCCTTCGGCCGGTACACGGTGGTGGTGACCGACGACGAGTTGGAGATCCCTTTGGAGGCGCAGTCGGTGTCGGTCTTCGGATGCAACCACCTGGGTTCGGGTTCGGCGTCTTTGGTGGCCCACGAACTTGCGCATCAGTGGTTCGGCAATTCGGTCACGGCGGGCAGTTGGCGGGATATCTGGCTGCACGAGGGTTTCGCAACCTACGCGGAGTGGCTGTGGGCGGAGGCGGCCGACGGCGCCCGCAGCGACCAGCGGGCCGCGGCGGACCTGGAGTGGCTGCAGCACCAGCGGCAGGACCTGCAGCTGGCAGATCCCGGGCCGGCAGCCATGTTCGATGAACGGGTTTACCGGCGCGGAGCGTTGACGCTGCACGTCCTGCGGCGCAGCGCCGGTGACGGGATCTTCTTCGCGCTGCTGCAGGAGTGGACGCAGAAGTACCGGCACGCTTGTGCCGGTACTTCTGACTTTTTGGACCTTGCCGACAAGGCATATGCCGCCGCCGGTGTCTCGGCCAACGGACTGCTGGGGCCGTGGCTGTTCGACCCCACGGTCCCGGCAGCCGTCTTCAGGGCCTAG